AACTAAGGGTAATCTGCTGGACAAACTGCTCCTGCGTGTATTTTTAACCTAATATCTAGAAAAACTAAAGTATCCATGAGTGATTAGAATCGTGAAGCTAGTAGCTCCACTGATTCAGCCATGGGAGTGCATGCTCAAACTTCAGAATACCTCACTCAGGTTCAGAAAGCATATAACTGAAGTCTGGTGGTCACAAGAGAGGTGGATCATGATTATTTACCTAACTGATGCACAATGATTGAGCAGTAGCAAAAGAAATGGTAGATTAATGGCTGGCCAAAACTCAAAAGGGAGAGGGGAGAAAGAAGAAATGCAGTACTTAACCATCtacaaccatattcccttcatttcgttcccttctcgattcccttccctgttctcattctttttatttcctctcatctccaacagcttcccctcgaggagaatcgcgaagggaatggagagagaatcccgtcctgaagggaatgactctgagaatctcgtcgtgacgggaaccgtgaagggaaaccgttggagcgctgaagggaacaaaaatctcgtcgtgaagagattttagcccctgaaggaaaaccgttagagatgatcttaggATGAGGAGCAAGCCAAGCTGGAGTGTCATGTTTCTGCTCATAGGATTctttactctctctctcaccccccacccccacccccccccccaccccccgccCTCTGTCTCTTCAGTTAAGGTCAACTGCAGCAACGCAATGCAAGTACACCGTCGTTTGAACGCATCGATATAGCAGTCAGCTCTGGCTGGCCGCTGCGGATTACAAACAAACTCAACTGGAATGATGCTTTTGGTTGTAAAGTCAGAATCAATTCCATTTTTGCCTCTCTTTCAAATCTTGAGTGTCAGAGAGCACCCGCACCAACAGTAAGCAGTCACCACCCTACTTTCTAAAACTAAACAAGAATCAGCTAGCGCTAAACAGCTAGattatttgcaaaaaaaattcaattattCAATAACAGTATCAACAAGCACTAAGCAGCTTAATCATGAGACCACTAGAAAACGGAGAAAGAAATGCTCCAATTCAGAGTAACACTTTCACCATTTCGCCAGCCTAAAAACTGAGTGAGAATAAGTTATGTGCTTTGACCGCAAGAGAGGCAACTGCCTTCTGCCTGCCGAGATCAAGGCAGGAAGAGAGTCAGAGCAATTGATTGGTTAAGTTGCTGCTGCTCTTGACCTGAAACAGCGAAAGCAAATGGAGTTAAAAACAGCTTGCAGAGCTAACATGATGGCACGAGATCCGATGAGAGCATCGACCATCAGTCCAGACCCCAACTGTCTTGCTCTCAGTCGCCACGATTGAACAGGCACATGAACAGACTCAGGATGTAAAATAACAAGCACAAAAGTTCCTGCAAATTTTGCGCACCAACCTTcgctttttattttattttttcgagCAAAGCAAGCTTGTATGTATTAGTAGTAGTGCATTGCTACTAATAACATTATATTCAGGATGCTCTCTTTTTTCATTTCATGAGTCACCAAATAACATTATATTCTGATCTTGTATGGATTACTAGTAGTGCATTGCTAGCATTGAGCAGTGCCCGGGCCAGAGCCGTGTAAGACTGCAATGGCTGTGTTTGCCTCAAAGGGTGCAATCACCCATGGCCTCCACatgcacctgctcctcctcctccttccatATCGTGTCCACAGATTCATCTCCTCTTCGATCGTATTCCCCGTTGATCCATCAAAATCCTAAACCATGATGGATTCAAGTAGTTTATGGCTCATTTTTTTCAACATTCAAGAACTAATTTGGTATTAATCTGTAAGTGTAACAATGCTCAATCATGCCCTCTcgtttcttttaaaaaattgttgCTTTATGATTAAAATACTAACCAAGTTGACGAAATTTAAAGAAAACTAAGGAATCCCTATATAAACACATCCAAAGTCCATCCCTAACCATGCGCCAACGAAGTTAGCATCGACAATGTCAAAGCCAAGGTTAGTGCTGGTGGCCTTCATTTTTTAGTTCGAGTTGCGACGTGCATGCAGCTCGTGCGTTGACATGGTTGAGTTTTGATGGTCGACGACAGGTTGGACGGCAAGGTGGCCATCGTCACCGGCGGCGCGAGCGGCatcggcgaggcggcggcgcggctgTTCGCGTCGAGCGGCGCCACTGTGGTGATCGCGGACGTGCAGGACGAGCTGGGCGAGGCGGTGGCCGCGTCGGCCGGGTGCTGGTACATGCGGTGCGACGTGACGGACGAGGCGCAGGTGGAGGCGACGGTGGGCGCCGTGGTGGCCGCGCACGGGCGTCTGGACTTCATGCTCAGCAACGCCGGCGTGCTGCTCCCGACGTGGTCCGTGATGGACATGGACCTCCGCGAGCTGGACCGCGTGATGGCCGTCAACTTCCGCGGGGCCGCGGCGTGCGTGAAGCACGCGGCGCGCGCCATGGTGTCCCGCGGCACCCGCGGCGCCATCGTGTGCACGGCGAGCGTGGCGTCGCTCCAGGGCGGGTTCGGCCCGGCGTCGTACACGGCGTCCAAGCACGCGCTGCTGGGCCTGGTGCGCGCTGCGGCGGGGGAGCTCGGGCGGCACGGCGTGCGCGTCAACTGCGTGTCCCCCGGCGGCGTGGCGACGCCCATGAGCTGCGCGCTCATGGGCGTGGGGCCCGAGGAGCTGGAGGCCATGACCGTGCCGCACAGCGTGCTGCGCGGGAAGGTGCTGCGGGCGGAGGACGTGGCGGAGGCGGCGCTGTTCCTGGCGTCCGACCAGGCTGCGTTCGTCAGCGGTCACAACCTCGTCGTCGACGGCGCCACCACCGCAGTCAACCCCGCCGTGCTGCACACCGTCGGTATGTGAATGTCAAAGATATACTCGTAGATACCTTGATGCATGTTCCATCTCTTTGGTTGTTTCGATACATTGATTTGGTTCCACTTTAGACCCAGTTTGGAACACTGAATTTTTCTCTCGATTTCTTTGAGAATCAAATGTTTTGCAGTGAAACTTCTGCAAAATTCCAGTGTTCCAAAAGAGGCCATTGCTTTGTCCATATACCTCTTCAGTGCTATGAAAAATTATAGCtgctacaaaaaaaaaatatgaggcTATGATAAAAAAAGCATTAAGTTATCAACGTTGATGCCTGGCTATTACAGTAGAATATTATAGCtgctacaaaaaaaaaacagactgATGCTGCTCGCCATTTTGTGAAATGCACCAAgtactcttttctttttggtctAAGAAAAAAAGTAGTTGGTTGGTAATCTACATTTTCCCCCTCCAATCAGAATGCAATGCATTCCCTGAATTGCTCTGTGACATAAATCTCACCATCTTTTTCTGAAGCTTGAAGAAAAGAAGGATTTCAAAGTCTGAACCcacttttgtttttgtttttttttgggaaCCTGAAGGCATGAGAGCTGTTGtttatattaataagaagaagCACCCCACCGATGATGGAAAGTATTTACAAAACAAAAGGAAGGTCGTAGCCAAAAGTATTGAAGGCCTATTCTCACCTAATTTAATTAGACGCCCCAGGCGCCGTGCTCCTGCGAGGTCCCAAAAGACCGCCTCCTATGGCTATATGATTTTGTGAGCCATTGCGAGTGCGGTTCGATAAGCGCCGTTGAAAATCCTGGCATTTCGTTCCTTCCAAATCTCCCAGAAAATCAGTATGATCAGTGACCTCAAACCCGTTCCGGGAATGTTCACCGTATCAGCTTTGGTCAGCGCACACATGAGGCTATGAATCTATGATAAAAGTCAGCCACTGGGGCACGTGGTGCTGACAAAAGTGACTACACGACTAGTCGTTGTGCTTGCAAATCGTAATCACTGCTGCTTGACACTTGACGAGCAGAGAGATTAGTTTAAGCGATGCCATGTCTGATTAACTCtgagatcttttttttttttttgaagggaGAATCTCTGAGATCTTCTTGTCCCAGAAGGAATTGACATCGAGGTTGTGAGGGCAGCACCTGCTTCTGCTTCATGTGCAGCAATGATTACCTGCAGTATCAGTCACTGATCAATGCACTTTGTGTTTAACTTAGTTGGTGATCTGTATAATTTTCGCCTGGCACTATCAACAAGCTCGTAAAAAGCAACAAAATTAATCTGACTACAACAAAGCAGTTCAACTCTGCCATTCTGGAGATGTAGTGCAATGGACGCCTGAATGCGCCCTAGAGGCCCCCAAATACTGCATTGATGTTGTTTCAGCTGAGACACTCAAAATCTGGGGTTGATGAGATCTTCATGCTATGAAATCTGAACAACCTGGTGTGCTCTGAATTCTGAATCTCGCATTGCATGATACGAGTCTACGCTTTCTAACATTAAATTTGAAGATTATTCTTGGCTAATTTTGTGTGATAATTACCTGAAAGAAAGACACAAAGAACACTGCGAGTGCGTCAAAATGTCAAATTCGAATCTTTGGTGGTCGGTTGCCTGTTGATTGGCGTGGGACGGGGCGATCGCGCGTAGCTGGCCTCTCGCCTCGTGAAGAACAAATGCCAGCTGCGTGCTCACCGCCATACGCGAGGCGGAGCTAAGCGCGAAGGTGCTATGCGGACGGTGGGCGGGCATGGagcaaggcggcggcggcggcctcgggCGAGCGACTCGAGGAAGAAGTGACTGGACTGAAAACAAGTGTAATACCAAGTCTTCAAAGGGGCTATTTGCTAAAACACACCGGCAGCTCTAGCTTATCCTCGATCTTTTTCTATGGAAGATTACTcgatttttattgaaaatcaATAAAAAGTTTGAAGAACCATACAGAACCAAACCGAAAACGAAACAAAAATAAAGCTGGGAGGACCAGCTGACAGATTAGAGACTACagcacaaagcttcaaaacATCTAGGTGATATCATTTTCCACAGCAAACATTCACCCTTGAGCTCGGTTGGCGCcaaccaaaaacaacacaacGCCATGGGCTAGATCTCCAACATATCAGACGCGCACACGGAGCTGACTTCAAAGGATTTGATCCACTACACCATTCTCGACATCGTTGCCTCCATGTTCATCTTTTCATCAGTTTTGAGAAGAGTCTTCACTTCTACAAGTATGAAATCCTAGAAAACATAATATCAATCGAAGAAGCAGGGAATTTTTTTCAATCGTCATTTTATTGCATGCCCTCTAAACAGCCCACTCAAAACCTGCAATCATAAACAAACCCAAATTGTACGAATTTTTAAAAGTCAGATTAATCCAATTATGAAACATATCGCCCATAGATTTAGGTTGTTCCTTCCAACCAAAACATTCAACCAAACATCACCATCCAAAATAAGCTATGTGGCATCTAGACAAGATATGATCAGATGTTTCTAATTTGCCACATAAACAACAATTCTCACTGCCCTTCCAACCCCTCTTCTTCAAAGTAGCTGCAGATTGCAGTTTGTTGTTTGTAGCTTGCCATAgaaagatttttattttgagagGCAGTTTGCTATCCCAGACCATGCAAACCTCCTTAATGGTGACCCCCCAAAGATAAGAAACTTGTATAGAGATCTGGTGGTATAATTTTCAGACTTATCTAAGGCCCATATCACTTCATCCTCTCATCATAGATGGATTTCTTGTAACTGTGTGTAGAGTACCTGCAACTTgccattttctatttggtttaGGGTTCTTCTAAAAGTTAAGGCCCAGCTGCCATTAGTGTAACAATCCTCAACCATAGTATCTGGGTCATCATAGAGGTCAAAAAACTCTAGATATTGGACCTTATGTGGGGTGTTCCCTAGCCACACATCCTTCCAAAATACAATCTTATCCCCTCCATTCACTTTGTATCTGGCCCCCTATTGGAAAAGATGCTTGACCTTATGAAGCCTCTGCCAGAATTGAGAAGCCCCCCTTCTCTTTGATCTGAAGAATAAGCCATCAGGCATATATTTAGCCCTCGGGATTTGACATCATGCCTCCTGGCTATTCTTCACTATTTTTCAGACCCAATTAATCAGCAAGCACTCATTCATCTTCATGGTATTTGTAATGCCCAAAGCACCATATTCTTTTGGTCTACACACTGCATCCTATTTCAGCATATGGTATTTAAATTTATCATCAGCCCCTTGCCAGAAGAAATTAGCTCTAATAGAATCCATCTTTCTGTTCACCCCTGCATGCAGATGGTAAAACTTCATAGTGGAAGTGGGAAGGCTGCTCAGACGTGAATTGGTCAAGGTAAGTCTCCCCCCTGCCCCCGAAGACATGTTCTTCCTTTTCCAAAGAGAGAGTCTCTTATACATTTTCGTACTAACAGGCTCGAACATCTTAACCCCTAGATGCTAATCTGAGATGAGAATCCCCAAATAATTCAAAGGGAGTGCCCCCAATTTGCTGTTTAACATATTGGCCATCCTCTCTTTATTGGCACTGTCAAAGCCAAAAGCGAAGATCTCACTCTTATGGAAGTTGATCTTTAGCCCTGACATCCACACAAAGCAATAAAGAAGAATTTTCAGATTAAGAATGGAATGATCTAAtccatcaatcatcaaaatagtatcatctgcatattgaaCACAAGACACCCCCTTAGTATCAGATGAGTCAAAACTCCATTAACTAAACCTTTCTCTACAACCTTCACCATCAGGTCTCCCAGGACATCAGCTACCAAATTGAAAAGAGTTGGAGACAAAGGGTCATTCTGCCTAAGTCCTTGGTAAGTTTTGAAGTATGGATTCCTTTGCCAATTGATGTTAATGCACACCTGTCCACATTAGACAGATTGCATCACCTATTTTATCCAAGTGTCAGGGAAACCTTTTCTCACAAGGACTTCATGAAGGAAATTCCATCTAACTTTATCGTATGCCTTCTCAAAATCAATCTTTAGGATGACCTCTTTAGTCTTACTTTGTTTCAATTCACGCAACATCTTATGTAGTATCATAACCCCCTCTAGGATATTCCTCTCTTTAATAAAAGCAATCTACTGGTGGCTGATCAGGTGAGAGAGCAAAGGTGTGATTCTCTCAGTCTTTATCTTGGTGAAGATCTTGTAATCCATATTCAACAGACATATAGGCATGTACTGTTTGATAGACACTGGATCCCGAACTTTTAGAAGGAGAGTTATAACACCATAGTTTAGCCTCTTCAAATTAAGAGCTCCATTGTGAAAATCTTTCATCAAATCCATAAAATCATCTTTAAGAATATcccaaaaatatttgaaaaaagaTACCTAAACCCGTTAGGGACCGACGCAGAGAcaatttttatattgaaaaccTCCGAGATCTCCTTGATCCAGTCTTTTCGGTCCTGTAGAGGTAGCTGCTGATTAGCACTAAAAACCCTCTTTAAGATGAATATGAGGTTCTTCATTGAAACCAAATAGTTTCCGATAGAAAGACACTATATACTTATGTAACCGGGAGTCTTCAGTTTGTCCTCGATCTGGACAAATAAGGAACCTAGTTTGGGACTTAGTATTCCAGCTATTTATGAAACTGAGATTGTAGTACACCGAagataataaatat
The nucleotide sequence above comes from Phragmites australis chromosome 4, lpPhrAust1.1, whole genome shotgun sequence. Encoded proteins:
- the LOC133914058 gene encoding short-chain dehydrogenase reductase 3b-like, yielding MSKPRLDGKVAIVTGGASGIGEAAARLFASSGATVVIADVQDELGEAVAASAGCWYMRCDVTDEAQVEATVGAVVAAHGRLDFMLSNAGVLLPTWSVMDMDLRELDRVMAVNFRGAAACVKHAARAMVSRGTRGAIVCTASVASLQGGFGPASYTASKHALLGLVRAAAGELGRHGVRVNCVSPGGVATPMSCALMGVGPEELEAMTVPHSVLRGKVLRAEDVAEAALFLASDQAAFVSGHNLVVDGATTAVNPAVLHTVGRISEIFLSQKELTSRL